A single genomic interval of Spinacia oleracea cultivar Varoflay chromosome 6, BTI_SOV_V1, whole genome shotgun sequence harbors:
- the LOC130463374 gene encoding uncharacterized protein, with product MDSYLYESKYHNCGRKRIQVTYESIASIGMGDRTNIRDLAKMLNLGPTTVWRMVKRKQIKAHSSPLHPGISEECKMTRMRWVLSLIMDYSIPNDPTYYNMYDFIHIDEKWLNLTHKNAVAAKRTSKNRVKGTIETKPIKSVNQIATRAMLINYLIPTIKEKWPPHDGEKPAKSPDCNILDLEFFMSIQSLMHKKMPKTVEDLSGAVIDSFNELHAKTLSNVWMSLQYVGNEILKHKGDNNYQLPHNKKKNLEDEGNLPEQVKAPRWAVNECTQLVEEWKANQ from the exons ATGGATTCATATCTTTATGAGAGCAAATATCACAACTGTGGTAGGAAAAGAATTCAAGTAACATATGAATCTATAGCATCAATAGGCATGGGGGACAGAACAAACATTAGAGATCTTGCAAAGATGCTGAATTTGGGACCAACAACAGTTTGGAGAATGGTGAAAAGAAAACAGATTAAAGCACATTCAAGTCCCTTGCATCCAGGCATTTCagaagaatgcaagatgacaagGATGAGGTGGGTACTTAGTTTGATAATGGATTACTCTATACCAAATGATCCCACATATTACAACATGTATGATTTCATTCACATAGATGAGAAATGGTTAAATCTAACGCATAAAA ATGCAGTGGCAGCAAAGAGAACATCCAAAAACAGAGTGAAGGGGACAATTGAGACAAAACCAATTAAGTCAGTTAATCAGATTGCAACTAGGGCCATGCTAATCAACTACTTAATCCCAACAATTAAAGAGAAATGGCCACCACATGACGGGGAAAAG CCAGCAAAGAGTCCAGATTGTAACATCTTGGACTTGGAGTTTTTCATGTCAATACAGTCACTTATGCACAAAAAGATGCCCAAAACAGTGGAAGATTTAAGTGGTGCAGTGATTGACTCATTTAATGAACTGCATGCAAAGACTCTATCTAATGTGTGGATGTCACTTCAATATGTTGGAAATGAAATACTAAAACATAAGGGGGACAACAACTACCAACTCCCacacaacaagaaaaaaaatttagaaGATGAGGGCAATCTTCCAGAACAAGTGAAGGCACCAAGGTGGGCTGTGAATGAGTGCACACAACTTGTTGAAGAATGGAAAGCAAATCAGTGA
- the LOC110791204 gene encoding WRKY transcription factor 44, giving the protein MEVKGIDRVVIAKPVASRPSSTGSLLSGNINSSPPPGKACSEMAVAAIRPKTVRVKPTIYHSPQAENIQVGTLFGAAPYFSSDDMSGVQNQSTIFKPLAKVVSKETVSFLLSMGNSSVTHQQALFQVDVSAQQEKHLLSSNQHSSNLSQVEICQLVENPTMEQQMLDGEPRMMPSSTAGADRPSCDGYNWRKYGQKQVKGSEYPRSYYKCTHPKCLVKKKVERSLDGQITEIVYKGEHDHPKPDHAKGLFSGTNKDHNNGDPKLHDNICERNGGLERLTESENAVRLSTQSTFSGTCAPFCYPVDAEKHCASDRTAVNSAALDRNCEEVVKGLKADGDRIKNKRRKQDNQNNEAGKLGQGVQGPRILLQNNTEPEITGDGFRWRKYGQKVVKGNPFPRSYYRCTSVKCNVRKYVERALDEPSAFITTYEGRHNHEMPIKIMNYSAVAEPNTQARTSKDKRMHGFRSSQ; this is encoded by the exons ATGGAGGTAAAGGGGATAGACCGAGTAGTCATAGCAAAGCCAGTTGCTTCAAGGCCGTCTTCTACTGGCTCGCTTCTTTCTGGTAACATCAATTCCTCACCACCACCTGGTAAAGCATGCTCTGAGATGGCAGTTGCTGCAATTAGGCCTAAAACAGTGAGGGTTAAGCCCACGATCTATCACTCTCCACAAGCCGAAAACATTCAG GTCGGCACTTTATTTGGAGCAGCTCCTTATTTTTCATCTGATGACATGTCCGGGGTCCAAAATCAATCCACCATCTTCAAACCGCTGGCAAAGGTTGTCTCTAAGGAAACTGTTTCTTTCTTGCTCAGTATG GGAAATTCCAGTGTTACTCATCAACAGGCACTATTCCAGGTTGATGTGTCTGCTCAACAAGAAAAACATCTTTTATCCTCAAATCAGCATTCAAGTAATCTATCACAGGTTGAGATATGTCAATTGGTTGAGAACCCTACAATGGAGCAACAGATGTTAGACGGAGAGCCAAGAATGATGCCATCTTCTACAGCTGGTGCTGATCGGCCCTCTTGTGACGGGTATAATTGGAGAAAATATGGACAAAAACAAGTGAAGGGTAGTGAGTATCCAAGAAGTTACTATAAGTGTACACATCCGAAGTGCCTAGTGAAAAAGAAGGTTGAGAGATCATTAGATGGGCAGATAACGGAAATTGTCTACAAGGGAGAACATGACCATCCAAAGCCAGATCATGCCAAGGGTTTATTTTCCGGCACTAATAAAGATCACAATAATGGTGACCCCAAGTTGCATGACAATATTTGTGAGAGAAATGGAGGTCTCGAGAGATTGACGGAGAGCGAAAATGCAGTGCGATTGTCCACTCAGTCTACGTTCTCTGGAACCTGTGCCCCATTTTGTTATCCTGTTGATGCGGAAAAGCACTGTGCTAGTGACAGGACTGCCGTCAATTCTGCTGCACTTGATCGAAATTGTGAAGAAGTGGTCAAAGGATTAAAAGCTGATGGTGATAGAATAAAAAACAAGCGAAG GAAACAGGATAATCAAAACAATGAAGCTGGAAAATTAGGTCAAGGTGTACAGGGGCCTCGTATCTTGCTGCAAAACAACACCGAGCCTGAAATCACGGGGGATGGTTTTCGCTGGAGAAAGTATGGACAGAAGGTAGTGAAAGGAAATCCATTCCCCAG AAGTTACTATCGTTGCACCAGCGTCAAATGCAATGTACGGAAGTATGTGGAAAGAGCATTGGATGAACCTAGTGCATTCATCACAACTTATGAGGGAAGGCATAACCATGAAATGCCGATAAAGATCATGAATTATTCAGCAGTTGCTGAGCCAAATACCCAAGCCCGTACTAGTAAAGATAAAag GATGCATGGATTTAGATCCTCCCAGTGA
- the LOC110791197 gene encoding uncharacterized protein, protein MELPDYPIYCHWGGEILQSSGDVTYKGGERKFGFVNCQMSYDEVLSKVYDLMRCDSRYVELKILMRYPMMSGSYEAIPLDDDNSLKAMLIAMSQTQSTTMQLFIEQLPKQPETQSHLESFHEMDSWASPFPYLPLTNQSGLTGSFTRMLTDEQYASEHISELTSPTQTPHVEATNGDPSMILFDSLDQICVDFFRDEAVGVDSDVDEDEDTQDANDKAIRESAPSQIFNNVAELDSILLDSWRTWSNNHSFDGEFAIGQEFDSLAQLKDIVKGYSIAKNHSFKVLESEPTKYVVECKRKSSCKCSWRLRAIKDPCLASFRIVRYNGPHASNCLGDINSIDHPLLSSDFVCNEIKDLIRADPSLKIRVIVQAVKGKFKYTITYKRAWSAKQKAIASIFGDWEKSYEELPRYMQALKESNPGTVVEWCTLASNEDPSVHIFLRVFWAFKPSIDGFKHCRPLITIDGTHLYGKYKGTLLIAMGTDANSQLFPLAFAIVESENGESWKWFMKCIRHLVTQREGLCVISDRHAGILQTMNEVNSGWEEPHAHHRFCTRHLASNVDSQFKNAYVKNLFGKAADARQRKKFDYYLGRIGELNVEAR, encoded by the coding sequence ATGGAGTTGCCAGACTATCCTATTTATTGTCATTGGGGAGGGGAAATTTTGCAAAGTAGCGGTGATGTTACATATAAAGGAGGAGAGCGAAAATTTGGGTTTGTCAATTGTCAAATGAGTTATGATGAGGTTTTGAGTAAGGTTTATGATCTTATGAGATGTGATTCGAGATATGTGGAGTTAAAGATACTAATGAGGTATCCAATGATGTCCGGTTCATATGAAGCCATTCCGTTGGATGATGACAATTCTTTAAAAGCAATGTTGATTGCTATGTCTCAAACACAATCAACCACAATGCAATTGTTCATCGAGCAACTTCCAAAGCAACCCGAAACTCAATCTCACTTGGAATCCTTTCATGAAATGGATTCATGGGCGAGTCCATTTCCCTACTTGCCCTTGACAAATCAAAGTGGGTTAACGGGTTCATTCACAAGAATGCTTACGGATGAACAATATGCTAGTGAACACATTTCAGAGCTCACTTCTCCAACTCAAACACCACATGTAGAAGCTACAAATGGTGATCCATCTATGATACTTTTCGATTCTCTAGATCAAATATGTGTTGATTTTTTTAGAGATGAAGCGGTTGGGGTGGATAGTGAtgttgatgaagatgaagatacaCAAGATGCTAATGACAAAGCTATAAGAGAAAGCGCTCCATCTCAAATTTTCAACAATGTTGCAGAGTTGGATTCGattttgcttgattcttggaggaCTTGGTCCAACAACCACTCTTTTGATGGTGAATTTGCTATTGGGCAAGAGTTTGATTCTTTGGCGCAATTGAAAGACATAGTTAAAGGTTATTCCATAGCTAAAAATCATTCATTTAAGGTGTTGGAGAGTGAGCCCACAAAATACGTAGTTGAGTGTAAAAGAAAGAGTTCATGCAAATGCTCATGGAGGTTACGTGCAATCAAGGATCCTTGTCTTGCTTCATTCAGAATTGTGAGGTATAATGGCCCCCATGCAAGTAATTGTTTGGGTGATATAAACTCAATCGATCATCCTCTTCTCTCCTCTGATTTTGTATGCAATGAGATAAAAGATCTTATTCGTGCCGATCCTTCTTTGAAAATCCGTGTTATTGTGCAAGCGGTGAAAGGCAAGTTTAAGTATACCATCACTTACAAGAGAGCTTGGTCAGCGAAACAAAAGGCTATTGCAAGCATTTTTGGTGATTGGGAGAAATCTTACGAAGAGTTGCCTAGGTACATGCAAGCATTGAAGGAGTCTAATCCGGGAACCGTAGTGGAATGGTGTACCTTGGCTTCTAATGAAGATCCTTCTGTTCACATTTTTTTGAGAGTGTTTTGGGCATTCAAGCCTTCCATAGATGGTTTTAAGCACTGTCGACCCCTAATCACCATAGATGGAACTCATTTGTATGGTAAGTACAAGGGCACGTTACTCATAGCCATGGGTACAGATGCGAATTCTCAATTGTTCCCTCTTGCTTTTGCTATTGTTGAAAGTGAAAATGGTGAGAGTTGGAAATGGTTCATGAAATGCATTCGGCATTTAGTTACTCAGAGGGAAGGTTTGTGTGTCATTTCTGATAGACATGCAGGTATTTTGCAAACAATGAATGAGGTCAATAGTGGGTGGGAGGAGCCGCATGCCCACCATCGTTTTTGTACTCGTCACCTTGCCTCTAATGTCGACTCTCAGTTCAAGAATGCTTATGTGAAGAACCTTTTCGGAAAAGCCGCAGATGCTCGTCAAAGAAAGAAGTTTGATTACTACTTGGGAAGAATTGGTGAATTGAATGTTGAAGCTCGTTAG